GAACATCTTAAATTTTCTTAATGAGGTTGAAGAAAGAGATCTTGGGTGGCCAATCAATGagttaaaattatgttttacccTGTCTAAATGACTCTATAGATATTCGAGctcgatgaatcctggcattcaATCAGGCTCCTCTCAATGAAATTggcttaatttatttgtatgctTCATGAAGGAGGACATTTTGAGTGAAACAGAGTAGCACTTTTTCCCAGAAACCACAGGAAGTGTCTCTTAACATTATTTTTCAGGAATATGGTACTATTCGTATAATTTTATCACTTTTGATAGCTTATAGCAGGGGTGGGAAACTCAAGTCCTCAAGGACTGGTGtcctgcaacgtttagatgtgcctctgcttcagcacacccgCATCAAATATATGGCTCATTACCAGGCTTGtgcagaacttgactgcatactgagaaggttattcagccatttgattcaggtgtgttggaccagggacacatctaaaagttacaGGACACCGGCAATCAAGGACTGGAGATGCCCACCCCTGGCTTCTAGTAACAGTAAAAGGTGAAGCTCAATAAATAAGAATGTTGTTGAAAAGTTGGTTGCCCTGCGACCTGcacagggtgtactctgccacATGCCAAATGgctgctggagattggcacTGGAAGTCTGAATGTCCCAAAGGATGTGGCTGATTACAGAGTGCTGCacccaagcatattcatagaaagttgagtggaaggaaacgGTGCACAAGGCGCAGACTGCAGTTGGAGTCTGTGCTTTAAGAGCCGTACTGAGTACTAACTACACTACACAATACATTGACATTGACTTTGTATTAGACTGACATTTCAGCCTTAAGAATCCCTTTTATAGATCTAATATGatgttctaattttctgaaaaatggAAATTAAGGTTTGCATTACCTATAAACCATAATCATGaacaaataaatgcttgaaatctATCACTTCGTAATAAGTCTATATATCATaagtttcacattttgaattgaattacaaaaATGAATCAACTTTTTAaggatattctaatttaatgaGAAGCATCTGCCTGTTAAACAAATTGTTTTGCCTATTTTGtggatttgtttttggtttgttgGCTTTGTGTTCTTGGAGAAGCAGTATATGATCTTaaatactactaataataatctttattgTTCATAAATGTGAAAAGCGGCAAGGACACTACAAGGTCACAAACAATCAAGGGGCACAACTTCAAGTCTGAATATTGTTCAACAGTTGAGCAACATTTTTGGATTTGATATAAAAGATTTCTTATAAATGTTCTTGGTTGCTCTTGCTGCCCTATATCGCCTTCCAGAGGGGAGTTTAACAAATTCCACAAATAGTGGGTGACCTGATGAAAGGAAAATGTGAACACAAGTGTTATTTTACCGAGCCAAAGGTTGTGGTGTGTTAGCTTCTTGTTTAAACTGTTACCCACTGACAAGTTCACAGCTGACGAAGTGCTGTCTGACACAAAGAGACGACCGTGGGAAAAAGCCTTTTTGAAGATTGAATCTGTCACCACAGCTCCATAGAGAAACCCACCGCACCCCTTCCATCTTACTAACAAGAAAATATACACAGAGATGATTTGGCACAACCATTACACAGAGGCCTTTATCTTTGAACATAAATAGAATTGTACAATGTTAAAATCTATTAATTAGCCAAAACATGACTTCtataattttgaaaaatgtagacataaaatatatataatattgatTGAAACGGGACAGTTCTAAGCCTACAATTGGTTGCAgcttatttgcatttaaagaaGAAACAGAACATGAATCTTCATCTCTGAATCTGCAGACTGGAAACACAAtctgattttagaccacaagGAAAGAGGTATAACAGAAGCAAGTGAACAGAGTACCTACACATTTTTCACGTCGCAATTTCATACTTCACTATGCCCACATTTCCAGAGCTTTCAATTATTTTGCCtatgtttaaaaacagaagTTCTGTACCAATTTACAGCTGATTTTGTATCATTTAAATAtgtaattagaaaaaaaaacatctgctatAATAAGGACAGATGGCTGGGTGAGCAGATGGATGACTGGGATATTGTACAGATGGATTAAATAATGAACTAAAGAGTGGAAcaatggctggatggatggatggatggaatagaACATCTATCTGGAGTCAAAGatagatacaggggttggtaattgaaactgaaacacctgtcattttagtgtgggaagtttcatggctaaattggaccagcctggtagccagtcttcattgattgcacattgcaccagtaagagcagagtgtgaaggttcaattagcagggtgagagcacagttttgctcaaaatattgaaatgcacacaacattatgggtggcgcgtcactgccaaggactaccgaaccattcttgaggaccatgtgcatccaatggttcaaacattgtatcctgaaggcggtgccgtgtatcaggatgacaatgcaccaatacagacagcaagactggtgaaagattggtttgatgaacatgaaagtgaagttgaacatctcccatggcctgcacagtcaccagatctaaatattattgagccactttgaggtgttttggaggagcgagtcaggaaacgttttcctccaccagtatcacgtagtgacctggccactatcctgcaagaagaatggtttaaaatccctctgatcactgtgcaggacttgtatatgtcattcccaagacgaattgacgctgtattggccgcaaaaggaggccctacaccatactaataaatgattgtggtctaaaaccaggtgtttcagtttcattgtccaacccctgtatagaTGGACTGAATGACGGATGTAAGGAATGACAGATAGAGTAACAAACAGACTGAGGCAACTGAAAATATCAAAATTTTTCctgacttttccagactgaatAGGACCCCTTCATAAGTGTGTCTACATGACACAAAGCAAAACATGAACCAATAACAACAAAGGATGTTCCGTTATAAACTGTCCCAATCCAATTTGGGACTACACTCCAGAAAGAACATTTAGCTCAActgacataaaaaacatttaggcTGCTGATGGCAAAAAGCTAATATGACTGAACCATCTATGAGTAAACAAATACCATGTTGGTAGATATGGTAAATTATGTGACACTGTGAAGCTCTGAGGACGGCCGAGGTTCAGGCTTCAGGCTCGATGACACCAACATGAGGATGAAGACAAATGACATGTCAGAAACTATGGACTGAAATGCTGTCATTTCACTGATGCAACTGACAGCACATCTCCCACtcccactcacacacacaaagataTTACTGCAGCTGAACCGGTTCGGTGGaacagtaaagaaaaaagaaaacataaaaaaaggacACTGTGCTCATTTCCTGTCAGTAATAACCATAAACCACCCAACAAGACTGACTAGAAATTAATCATTGGATCACAACAGAAAATTGCTAGACTGCTGTTGGTGTGGCAGTAATCATAGAAAATGACTTCAGGCGTTAATGATTGTTAGGAGGTTCAGAACCAAACTGAAGGCAGCGCGCCACTGAAATTGAGGCCATTTAAACTGGAAATTGATGAGTGATTTAGCAGATCAGCAGAGTGTGCTGTTTCAAAGATATGGCAGCAATTCATCAAAACAGCAGTTCATTGTGATTTGTTTCCTCTCCAtttcttctcctccatctcctccCATCTGCAGCCGTCCTCCTCACCTCAGTCCCTCTCTGTAAATACCACTGTTCAATTATTGACACTAAACTCTGAAGGGCATAAAGACCAGGCATGGCCTTCCCACCTCCAGTGCTATtcagcagaaagaaaagcacacatacacacataaagAAATGCCAGGCGCCCCTCCTGCTGCGAGCCATGCACAGACCAGCCAAAACAGAGCGTGTAAGCAAACACATTACCTCATACTCCTCTGACTCAATAAGCAGTTTGGCTGTGGTGATGCGAGACTCGTACGGAGGGATCTCATTCTGCcggaaggaaagaaaaagaaaataataagaaGGGATGGTGTGACCACCTTTGGAGGAGTGTTTACACGAGCGAAATCAAACAGAGTTCTTCCATCCTTTGTCTGATAATAACGCGATCCAATTTCAGGCTGCAAAATGCTCTGCAGCAACAAGGCTGTTAATCTCAGTCAAAGTGTCAGCGGGCTGAGTTCGGATCAACCTGCAGGTGAAGATAAGAGTCATAACTGTGGAATCACAGAGGGTTTGTTCTACCAAATCATCACAAAAACCCTTCTTGTAtcacatttattctttttttttttataaacccCAGTATAATTTATTTGGAGATATGAAAAACTGGCACTGCAGCCATTATTTCTCCCTATTAGAATCACTCCTGGCGCTGCCTTTAAtatctgcttctttttttttttttaaagcacactCTGACTTACCAGCACACATTTGCGTAGGGCTCGTgtcattttttctatttttaacttCCATTAATTTATTATCtcctagtttgtttttgttttttttattcctgctGATGTCCTTAACGTCCGCCACAAGGCACACTGTGACAACCTCGCTAGCTGAAAAAGGCTTTTTGAAATAAACCTGCATAGAGATGCACCAAACAATCAGATGGTGGCAAAATACCACCAGCTTGACCAGCCAGTTGGAAGCTCAGTAAAACACCACCATAAGTGCTACCAGGCTGCAAGGACAAACCGAGATAAAAGAGTTACAGCTTTTAATACTTCACATGATAAAAATTGTACACTtagattttccttttaaaataaaatgatcaataaAACCGTTTGTGATGACCCTGCAGATTAAAATTCCAGGATTTTGATTGTCCAACACCTCAACAAGCAGACGGGAGAATGTTTGAAAAGGGGGCTGAAAAACGTATGACAAATTTCAGAAACCCTTATAGAAACTCTTCAGAAGACCCTAAGATGGAGAATGCCAGAAAATATTTGAAAGTTGGAAACTTTAAATGGGAATTATAAGAATTAATGGGAATTACCAGAAAATTGGGGATATTTTAATAGAGTAAGCCCTTTTCCAAACATAActatatacattttgttttgtcacaAGGACATATTTATGTAAAATTTAAGTTAACAATAAATATCATATCAGaagatttctgttttcttaCAGTGATAATAGTTGTAGCATCTTTTAACAGGTTTTTTATCAAAACCATCATAGTATTTATAACAGTGATAAAATAACAAACACTAATCATGATACAAAATTGTTATCTCCTTACATCACTGCTGACAGCCATGTGGATGTTGTTACCTTGGCGAAAACTAAAATTTTAGAGGAACAAGGAGATTTAAGAACTTGTTTcaaagaaaactgtattttccatCACATGTTGAGACATGTCTGCAGTGCATTCAGGCTGCCAGAAAGGGAGAGCAAGACTGTCAACAattaacaggaaggctgaatggaaTACAGAAAATAtgctctgttttattattttgagctTTCAACTTCTGTCTGTCATGAAACAAGtgggatttggaaatgttggcagctttTGGAAAACTCAGACATTAGATAAGAGTCTACATTTTCCAGGGAAGAAACAAGGAAGATAAAATCTGTATTGGCAAATAAAAGCTGTACAGAACCAGAGATCAGAACCTGGACAAAAAGTTCTGATCCGTGCATCTCTTAACCCAAATTGAATTGGTACCTGGTTGCATTGAGAGAAATACCGACCAGAAAATAAGCTCACCTGCGTTTCTTCATCTGTAGCGGAGGAAGCTGCACTTTGTTTCTGAGCAGGTAGCCACATTCCAACACTTTTCAACAGGTATCCATTGCCTtcctaaaaacaaatttaaagatGTATGTAAAAATGTTAAGTGTCCAAAATCTCTTATATTTGCCTTGTAAGGTAATGAAAAGGTGTGCAATTGCTGGGGACCAATATCCTTGCATTACACACTGGTTAATTCATTTTCCATAGACATTAATGACTGATTATTACAAATTAATTCAATTATTGTTCATTATAATTAAAGCAGTTcagttgaaaaaaataaataaataaatgttggtcAGAGGATGTGTGgatagtttgaaaaaaaaaaaactgtgacaaGCCTGCCCCCTACAGTTCGTATCTAGTATCGCAGATCCACCTCAACTTGAAGATGTGAGCGAGTGAACGAGTGGCTActtgttaattatttaaaggTGAACAAATTTCCATTTGTGACCTTATTGAAATCGTATTCAACGCTGTTGTATCTAAATCATATTTGAAATGTAAGGCTAAAAATGGTCCAAATGTGCCTGGGTGCTGGATGTTTCCTGCTCTCAGCGCTGATTAGTGACaacattgtgaaaaaaaaaacacatgaactATAATTAAATGTTACTTTCATGCTTCATTAAAACTCCACTAACTCATAAGAGCCCACTGTGACACAGATGTAAGATATAAGGTAAATGCTCCTCTTTGGGCTTCATTGTCACTTTTATCCCATGATAACCCACAGTGAGGACTAATCAACCTCCTGCTGCACTCATGAGTTTGTGATGTCATGACATTAACAAAATGGAAATGTGCCTCACCAGCAGCTGGGGCAGAACCAtgtgtgttttctgttacaAAATTTGAGTTTTAGAATTTTAGAGCATTTTTCAAAATCAAATTCAGtaggtaagaaaaaaaattacaatctaCATCGTACTGGGCTTTTAACTGTGAAAGAGCCAAACAGTCacataaaatagtttaaatgatttagaatatttttctgtttaattgcATAATGATAAGTTCAATACATATGTtaacaaatttgaatattaaaaaGATATCAAACTAAGCTAATTTGACACAATCATTGCACAAGGACATTAAAAATTAGAGATGTACCGATCTGTCGGAAAGAGATCGAAATCAGAGGATTTTCTCTCAATCAGTGAtgaaacaatgcaaaatcagatttttgaCTGAATGTATGAAAACCAAGACCTTTCACCATTTGTAGGATAATCACATCAACCAGGAGCATGCACTTTGATGCCCATTTTTAGTTAAAGTGCACATGCTTCGATAGATAAATGGGGataatcttgtaattcctttattttcttttaaaattaaaatcaataGAAAATGCGACCTACAGCACATTTTTGTCCTCTTTCATGCATAATTGTCATAAGAAAACTGGAACCGGATTCGGCAAATTggacctcaaagaaaataattttggtgCACTTGAaagtttttggtaaaaaaaaaacaaaagaaaaacagaaattatatatttttaactaaATTAGTTGTAAGAGGATTTTCCAGAGacatatttttttctgccatctcacaaaatattttgttttataaatataaaaaaatatttatttacaactaacaatataattttatttatatatatacccAATCAAATAATTTACAAAGCCGATTTATATATAAAGGATGAGCATATTTAATGAACACCTCATATTACAGAAGCTCAGGTGATggaattatttttgtatttttaattaagTGTAACCACAAGTCCATCTTTAAACTGCAATacacactaaaatgtttttgggGGATAAAACTGTAAAGTTGATGTGGCAATTTCCCCCGGAACCGAGTCCAACATGCTCCTCGTCGCTTTCAACTTATCAGATGACTGCATGACCTCAAAGATCTGCCCAGTAATTAACATTCATATTGGCATTACCcgtctgtgtgtgcatgttaaTAAGTGTCCATCTGCTGATTAATGGCATACAATTCAATCTGTTCAGAATAATTAACTCGGCAGATTCCTGCTTTAATGTGGCGATAACTCATCTGGAGtcgatgtgtgtgtgcatggacTGACCTGGTTTCTCCCTGTACTAAACAGGTAACTGGCCATAAGCTGGAGAGCCTCTGGGTTGTCATGGTGATACTGTAAAGCTTTTTCAATGAACTCTCTGCATTTGTCTGCAGCTCCCTCCTCCATGCTACAATCACAGAGGCAGAAAGAGACAAATATGGACTCATTAGAAATGACTAAAACGTGAGACGGGTTTTCTGTGTAGCAGCAGTGCACTTCTGCTTCAGTACCAGAGATCTGTTAAGTAGATCTCAGCCAGGGAGCAGTAGGCCACGCTGACATCCTTTGCTGAAGGGACTTCATCGTTCTCATCCGTTGTTCCGGTGGCTCCGGCCTGAGCCTGCAAAAAAACAGCCCAAGGCAGATTTCCTGAGTTCTTGCTTATTATATAAAGAATTGAACAAACaagtattttttctttaataactaCATAACATCAGAAAAAACATGTCTATACTCCCGGAGGAACTtcagttgaaaacatttttatgtcaaGCAGAAAAATCACAGTGATAAATGAATaattgaccaaaaaaaaaagtcccaaACTCTCTCTTGTGCTTCAGTGCAACATATGCACATAATTCAGGCTGACTTAACGTCACACAATTATAGGACTGGAAGACAGTTTTTCTGTTAGTTCATCAGTCTCACTGGAGAAAGCTGTAATTTTATGAAAAAGTAAGAAAAGATTTTAGAACTGACCTACTTATGAGAATATTTACTATTTAGAACTATTTAGTCTTGTTAAATAACTTTTTCTATCAAAGCACCTTTTGAAAATACcagtcttttcatttttttcacaattttttataTGCTTTTTGAAATTTGAAAAATTTACTTTCCTGTTgttttgcttcagttcattttcTTATTCAGCTAAAAGATTCACACttgaacaaagttaaaaatggAAGCCTTCCCACATGAAACACATCAACACACATTGTTTAGGATTTTTCAAGTGACATCAGCTTGaactaaaaagataaaaatgatgAGTTAGACTAACAACACTTATGTTTTCTGAAGCTGATGACCACAGGAAGGCCCTTCGTTATCTTGTAACTTGTTAAGCTGAAGAACCTGTCCCTCAAATGTGGGTATTCTGGGACACAGCACTCTCTTGTGAACAAAACCCTAAGGAACTTCAATCTTGACTAGAACGCCATTTTCAGCATTTTGTTCATcttaaaaatacacacacaaacacacacatgcatagacAAGACATGCGTTATTACAGGgcgcttttcacattttttcacaattttatcaTAATACAATCACTGAATTTTACGTATTTTGGGGGGGATTATAAATCAAGTCAAAGTAGCGCAGAACTGCCAAAAGTATGACATGTtgtgtattcagccctctttactctgactGCCTTCAGAAATAATTAGTCAATCCAAAAGAAGTCTGCTGGAGATCATTAGTGGACAAACACCATCAAAGGGTCTGCAGAAAGCAGCAGGCAGATCAGGGATGAGGTCGTGCAGACGTTTAAAGCGGGTTATAGAACTAAATTCCAAGCACTGGACACCTCACACAGCACTGTTTAATTCAACATGTGaagatggaaagagtatggcacaactgcaatcCTACTAGGACATGACTGTCTACCTAAACTGATAGGCTGggcaaggaaagcattaatcagagaagcatccAAGAGTTGTATTATAACTCTGCAGAATCTggaaagatccacagctcaggagaGACGACTTCTTAATGCGACATCTATTAcatgcatccttcaaatcttGACTTTACAGAACAGTGGCAAGGAGAAAGTCAGCAATGAAAGAAagttcttgtttaaagtttctgACAAGCCATGCAGGGGGCACAGGAAACATGCAGGAATGTTCAACACCTAGCCACGCATTGGCACTCCCTAAGACCCTCCACCAGGAGCTTCCTCCATTCTAGGTTTAGCAACATGGAACAGCATTCCACCTAGTGCTTCAGGAGCTGTTCAAGTCTTCAAACTAAGCAAGCACCTCCTCAGCAAGGGACTTTAATCGCATAAAACTACAGACTTCATGTAGATAGAATCCAGGCCGGGACTTGAAAACAGGACCTTCCTGCTGGAAGCCAACAGTGCTTACCACagctccaccgtgcagcctgatATTCAAAATGagctctttaataatatttccagCTATAGATCAGTGTTGGGCTTTTCCTAGCATAGGTTTGTAGCCTGAATCTGCAATAACTGAAAAGAAATGGTgttctggacagatgagaccaaattttaacatttttgccaAAATGCACAacactatgtgtggcagaaacacCTCACACCTCCCTAAAACACAACATCCCTATGGTCGAACATGGTGGTAGAAGCATTCTGAAGGAAATCTTTACATCAGTATGAAATTTTGGGTGGGTTTAAGTAAAGGACaatcttgcaaaaaaaaaaaaaaaaaatgaaaaaacttcGTAGGTTGCCAAATAATTGAAACTGGAGTGAAGGTTCTctgtccagcaggacaacgcaTCATGAAGATGAATATTTACAGATGCTCTgtctgagtttgagctattttggaaGGATGAATTGGCAAATCgtttagtctctagatgtgtaaCACTGGTAGAGAGAGATACCTCCTAAAGAGCTGCAGCTGTTATGGCAGCGAAAGGTGGTTCTGGTTCACTCAGAATggctgaatacagatgcatgCCACAagcttctgttttattatttgtaaaaacaatttgaaaagcaTGCATCATCCATAATTCATAATTATATACTAGTTTGTGTCGGTCTATCATacaaaatatgtataaaaaacattaaagtttgtggttttgctgTGAGATAATGTGGATAGGTTCAAAGGTTATGAATATTTTAGGGAGCACGTGTGTTCTCACTTACCATTGTTTCTTGCTTCTCTAGCGCAGacagaaggacctgtattcctcTTGTGTAGAAGTTCACAGCCTCCTGGCCAGTGTGAATTTGTCCCAGATACATGTATTTACTATGACCAACATCTGGGCTCAGATCGATTGCACGTAGAAACACTTAGGAATTGGTAAAGGAACCCCAAACCGTTCTTACTTCAGGACAGAAAATGAATATACTACACAGTGCTTTGGTGACTCAGCTGTATATATAtgcataaagaaaacaaagtcacaAAGGATATTGATTTAGCTTTCTGCATGTCTCCTAATTCAGAGCAAATATGTCCCAGCATGTCAAGAGCTTGGAGATTGTTGGAGTCCACATCTAAAGCTCTCTGACAGAAAAGGCCAGCCATCTCAAAGTCAAAAGTGTCCATGTATTCCTGAGTCTGAACACAGAAGAGAAATACATGTACAGAATAAAATCTAGGGGCTTTCTACGGTGATATGTTTTTAAAGTCACCTTCTCTAAGAGTTGCTGCACTGAGTACTTCTCAGCGGTCTTCTTCTTGGCTTTCTCATGCATTCGTACTTTCATCCTTTCCTGAGGTGACAAATCAACAAATCCTCCATCTGTCGGGATGAAACATAGACGCAAATGAAAGGTTGCTTGAGTCTCATTTGGTCTCAAATCACACAACATATTTAACTTGTATTCAACAACTTGGTGTTCAAGATCTAagctaaaaatatgtaaaaatcctaagaaaaaaactacaaaacattGAACATCTGACCCCTGTTTTGACGGTTGCCTTTCCTCTTGGTTTTACTATTCTTCTTGCCCTTAGCCTGACCACCCATACTGATAAATAAGCTCTTATTTATGCtcttcacaacaaatgtttgcCCTTTGAAAAGAAGGCTTTCCCCACATTTACTTCACGCGTGGTGGAGAACTCTGAACCACAGGCGGTATGCAATACGCATGCGGCAAGCGCTGAAAGTGGATGCGCCCCATTTGTCACGCGACGAGGCAAGCGGTGCGCCGGGTGGGCGTGGTTTGTACACAATTTAAAACGGTGCATCTGGCGGGGCATGCTCCGGATGACCATTTCATCTCAACCGGCATGAGCGACGGATGCCACTTCGACCATGTCACTTATCTTTAAGTATACATCTAAATTAAGTCAGTGTATTTGCAGAATTACACGGAGATCCGGCTGTGTATTGACCGGGAGGTGACCTCTGGTAgcttgtattttattattgctTGTTTACGTTGTTAACGGTTGCTGATAAAATAATCCAGGATCGCAGGTTGGTCCTATCCTCCTTCAGTTAAAACAACATATTGTGCCCTCTTTTTTAAAAGGAAAGCTCATCCTACTATTCTCCGACATTACTTTCACCCAGGCCATTCCCCGGCTGACTGTTAAGCACTACGTCCATTGTCAGCTACGGAGACAGATAATGAACAAAATACCAATCAtactgaatacatttttagaatctAAACACTAGAAAATAACTTATTTCAGGTCTAGTGTTAtgggttttgttttataaataatccTAAAGTTCTAatgtttgaacatttatttttccgaATTTAAGGATTTCTTTAACGgtgctttaaattaaataaacggTATTCCATTTCTGAGGGTGCCGTCGATAAGATTGGCAGGTTGATGAACCAATCAAGCAGCGCATAGAGGCTAAGTCTTGTGACGCATCTGGAACTTTCTCGATTTCAACCAATGGTATAATACGTCAAATGCACGgagtatttttttcatattacaaTTTGTTGTAAATAAACGAATGACAGAAATGCGACTGACTGTGAAATTGCACAAGAAAACACAGCCAAAACAGACCCTCTAATACTCGAGTCTATTTTGAGGTAAGTGTAGAATATTTACGTCGAAATTATAACAAACTACAGCGTTTCACGACCATTATATCTGCCGACCGCCCCTGAGTGACAAGAAATTGAATGATAGAGCAATGTATGGCTAGCTTCAAGCTTTAATGCTAATGCTTGGTGGTTCCAAGCTAATTTAACTgtcacatttttactttttgcttcATCACGTTGTGATAAACGGTAAGCCGTTcgcattttaaatcaaaaaggATTCGTATTTATTTCGTTGTTTCGCTGTAACCACCTGACGTAACGCAGCCGCTAGCCTTTTAGCTGCAGAGCGAGCAAGTGTTCAAATAACACTGTTCGCGCCAGGTTCGTTAAATTCTTCTATAATAGTTCCGCGGACACTAGAGCTTGTAATTTTTAAGTtccatttaatattaatacatatttttatttataaaaataatgtattaagAAATCATAATAATTAAATGGTGTAGCACAATCAATAAAACCCCCAAATTCTTTAAGAATTTTTATTCACAGGTCCTCAAATTGCTCGATGTGCAATAAATCAGCCAGCAAACACGCACAGGTGTCTGAATTGAATTTGGGGACACTGCAGCCTGTAATATGTTGTGtaactttaattttaattttttggttttttttgtt
This genomic stretch from Girardinichthys multiradiatus isolate DD_20200921_A chromosome 3, DD_fGirMul_XY1, whole genome shotgun sequence harbors:
- the si:dkey-12j5.1 gene encoding probable assembly chaperone of rpl4 isoform X2, yielding MKVRMHEKAKKKTAEKYSVQQLLEKTQEYMDTFDFEMAGLFCQRALDVDSNNLQALDMLGHICSELGDMQKAKSVFLRAIDLSPDVGHSKYMYLGQIHTGQEAVNFYTRGIQVLLSALEKQETMAQAGATGTTDENDEVPSAKDVSVAYCSLAEIYLTDLCMEEGAADKCREFIEKALQYHHDNPEALQLMASYLFSTGRNQEGNGYLLKSVGMWLPAQKQSAASSATDEETQNEIPPYESRITTAKLLIESEEYEMAVDVLEGLLEEDDEVVQVWYLSGWVCYLQWEKAKQQQEREGKEATVEGKEEWKALQDAARSYLTNAKKLYMKLRCDDQPMLEHAEQLLGELGGEMEAEDEDPDLDDDYEPCSDDEEGGKTEAPMEH
- the si:dkey-12j5.1 gene encoding probable assembly chaperone of rpl4 isoform X1 is translated as MGGQAKGKKNSKTKRKGNRQNRDGGFVDLSPQERMKVRMHEKAKKKTAEKYSVQQLLEKTQEYMDTFDFEMAGLFCQRALDVDSNNLQALDMLGHICSELGDMQKAKSVFLRAIDLSPDVGHSKYMYLGQIHTGQEAVNFYTRGIQVLLSALEKQETMAQAGATGTTDENDEVPSAKDVSVAYCSLAEIYLTDLCMEEGAADKCREFIEKALQYHHDNPEALQLMASYLFSTGRNQEGNGYLLKSVGMWLPAQKQSAASSATDEETQNEIPPYESRITTAKLLIESEEYEMAVDVLEGLLEEDDEVVQVWYLSGWVCYLQWEKAKQQQEREGKEATVEGKEEWKALQDAARSYLTNAKKLYMKLRCDDQPMLEHAEQLLGELGGEMEAEDEDPDLDDDYEPCSDDEEGGKTEAPMEH